From the genome of Desmospora profundinema, one region includes:
- a CDS encoding anthranilate synthase component II encodes MILVIDNYDSFTYNLVQYLGELGEEVEVFRNDRITLEEIEAKQPEALLISPGPGNPDEAGISLAVVRRFAGHIPILGVCLGHQTIAQAFGGRIVRASRLMHGKTSLVHHDSKTMFRGLPSPLNVNRYHSLIVDRDLLPDCLEISAKTEEGEIMALRHRQLPVEGVQFHPESILTESGKPMLARFLESHRPSAAPAG; translated from the coding sequence ATGATATTGGTGATCGATAACTACGACAGTTTCACCTACAACTTGGTGCAATACCTGGGCGAGCTGGGGGAAGAGGTCGAAGTGTTTCGCAACGACCGCATCACCCTGGAGGAGATTGAAGCGAAGCAGCCGGAAGCCCTTTTAATTTCCCCCGGACCGGGCAACCCCGATGAGGCCGGCATCAGCTTGGCCGTCGTGCGCCGGTTTGCGGGACACATTCCCATTTTGGGTGTTTGCCTGGGACACCAGACCATCGCCCAGGCATTCGGCGGCCGCATCGTACGCGCATCCCGTCTGATGCACGGCAAGACATCCCTGGTGCACCACGATTCCAAAACCATGTTTCGGGGATTACCGTCCCCTTTGAATGTAAACCGATACCACTCCCTGATCGTCGATCGCGACTTGCTTCCGGACTGCCTGGAAATCAGCGCGAAAACGGAGGAAGGGGAGATTATGGCCTTGCGCCACCGTCAGTTGCCGGTGGAAGGGGTGCAATTCCATCCGGAATCGATCCTGACGGAATCCGGCAAACCGATGTTGGCCCGCTTTTTGGAGAGCCACCGGCCCAGT
- the cysK gene encoding cysteine synthase A: MRVANNILELIAQTPLVKLNRIVGKSDADVYLKLEFFNPGSSVKDRIALSMVEDAEERGLLKPGSTILEPTSGNTGIGLAMVAAAKGYRALLVMPDTMSLERRNLLRAYGAELVLTPGAEGMKGAIAKAEEIAKENPDYFMPQQFKNQANVKIHRETTGPELLEQMDGKIDAFVSGIGTGGTITGAGRVLKDHNPDTHIVAVEPAASPVLSGGKPGPHKIQGIGAGFAPDILDTEIYDEVITVDNEEAFEWSRRMAKEEGILGGISSGAAVAAAVKVARRLGEGKRVVAVIPSNGERYLTTALFNFEQE, translated from the coding sequence ATGCGTGTAGCAAATAACATTTTGGAATTGATTGCCCAGACTCCCCTCGTGAAATTGAACCGGATTGTGGGCAAGAGTGACGCCGATGTCTACTTAAAGTTAGAATTTTTCAACCCAGGGAGCAGCGTAAAGGACCGGATCGCCCTCAGCATGGTCGAAGATGCGGAAGAACGCGGTTTGCTGAAACCGGGTTCCACCATTTTGGAACCGACCAGCGGCAACACCGGGATCGGGCTGGCCATGGTGGCTGCGGCCAAAGGGTACCGGGCCCTGTTGGTGATGCCGGACACGATGAGCCTGGAGCGGCGCAATCTCCTGCGTGCTTACGGGGCAGAGCTGGTTCTTACCCCCGGTGCCGAAGGGATGAAAGGGGCGATCGCCAAAGCGGAAGAGATCGCCAAGGAAAACCCGGACTACTTCATGCCGCAACAGTTTAAAAACCAGGCCAACGTCAAAATCCACCGGGAAACCACCGGGCCGGAACTGCTGGAACAGATGGACGGCAAGATTGACGCCTTTGTTTCCGGGATCGGTACCGGCGGCACCATCACCGGTGCGGGCCGGGTGCTGAAAGACCACAACCCGGACACCCATATCGTCGCTGTCGAACCGGCTGCTTCCCCGGTCCTCTCCGGCGGAAAGCCCGGCCCTCATAAAATCCAAGGGATCGGTGCCGGCTTTGCTCCCGATATTCTGGATACGGAGATTTACGATGAAGTCATCACCGTGGACAACGAGGAAGCTTTTGAGTGGTCCCGCCGGATGGCCAAAGAAGAGGGCATCCTGGGCGGCATCTCCTCCGGCGCCGCCGTGGCCGCCGCGGTCAAAGTGGCCCGCCGCCTGGGTGAAGGCAAGCGCGTAGTCGCCGTCATCCCCAGCAACGGCGAACGCTACCTCACCACGGCACTGTTTAACTTTGAACAAGAGTAA
- the hslO gene encoding Hsp33 family molecular chaperone HslO, whose amino-acid sequence MTESRDYAIRVTALEGQVRGFAAVTTELVGDMQARHHTWPVVSAALGRTATAAAMMGMMMKNDRDRLTIQVQGDGPIGQVVVDADAHGHVRGYVSNPAVDLPLNAVGKLDVAGAVGAGTLNVVKDLGLKEPYRGSVRLVSGELGDDFTYYLTVSEQVPSSVGVGVLVDRDATILASGGFIIQVMPEADNAIIGQLENRIAHMPALTKLLQKGATPEDLLSRILGDDMRVNARQPLAFQCECSKERIHQTLISLGREEIANIIREQGEAEVICHFCNEAYRIPRAELETLLEEAK is encoded by the coding sequence ATGACTGAATCTCGGGATTATGCAATCCGCGTGACGGCATTGGAGGGCCAGGTGCGGGGATTTGCCGCCGTCACCACGGAATTGGTGGGGGATATGCAGGCGAGGCATCACACATGGCCTGTCGTCAGTGCTGCCCTGGGTCGGACAGCGACGGCAGCGGCCATGATGGGAATGATGATGAAAAATGACCGGGACCGCCTCACCATCCAGGTACAGGGGGATGGTCCCATCGGCCAGGTGGTGGTGGATGCCGATGCTCACGGCCATGTGCGGGGATATGTCTCCAACCCTGCCGTCGATCTGCCTCTCAACGCGGTGGGGAAGCTGGACGTGGCGGGAGCCGTCGGTGCCGGTACCCTGAATGTGGTGAAGGATCTCGGATTAAAGGAGCCCTACCGCGGCAGCGTCCGTCTCGTTTCGGGCGAGTTGGGGGATGACTTTACTTACTATCTGACCGTATCCGAACAGGTCCCCTCCTCGGTGGGAGTGGGGGTATTGGTGGACCGGGACGCCACCATCCTGGCCTCGGGCGGTTTCATCATCCAGGTGATGCCCGAAGCGGATAACGCCATCATCGGTCAATTGGAAAACCGGATCGCCCATATGCCAGCACTGACGAAGCTGCTGCAAAAGGGGGCGACCCCGGAAGATCTGTTGTCGCGGATTCTGGGAGATGACATGCGCGTCAACGCCCGCCAACCCCTCGCTTTTCAATGCGAGTGTTCCAAGGAACGGATTCACCAGACCTTGATCAGTCTGGGGCGGGAGGAGATTGCCAACATCATCCGTGAACAGGGGGAGGCGGAAGTGATCTGCCACTTCTGCAACGAGGCATACCGGATTCCCAGAGCAGAATTGGAAACGCTTTTGGAAGAAGCAAAATGA
- a CDS encoding type III pantothenate kinase, which translates to MLMVMDVGNTHIVLGVYERDRLIHHWRIHTDRSSTEDEYGMRLKSLFEHVSLRMDAIDGVIICSVVPPLTHVLKMLAIKYFQITPVIVGPGVKTGLNIQYENPREVGADRIANAVAALDRYGPPVIMVDFGTATTFCFVNEEGHYVGGAITPGIGISTEALYQRASQLTRVEVVNPGNVVGRNTVKAVQAGVFYGYVGVVDGIVTRMKRELSQPPTVVATGGLAELICKETSTIDEVDPLLTLAGLKLIYERNQ; encoded by the coding sequence ATGTTGATGGTAATGGATGTGGGCAACACCCATATTGTGCTGGGTGTGTATGAGAGAGATCGGTTGATCCACCACTGGCGGATCCATACAGATCGAAGTTCCACTGAAGACGAATACGGTATGCGCCTGAAAAGCTTATTTGAACATGTATCCCTCCGGATGGATGCGATTGACGGGGTCATCATCTGTTCAGTGGTGCCGCCCCTCACCCATGTCTTAAAGATGCTGGCGATCAAGTACTTTCAAATCACCCCGGTCATTGTCGGTCCCGGTGTGAAAACGGGACTAAACATCCAGTACGAAAATCCGCGTGAGGTTGGGGCGGACCGGATCGCCAACGCGGTCGCCGCCCTGGACCGGTACGGCCCTCCGGTGATCATGGTCGATTTCGGAACAGCGACCACCTTTTGCTTTGTCAATGAAGAGGGGCATTATGTAGGCGGGGCCATTACCCCCGGCATCGGCATCTCCACCGAAGCCTTGTACCAGCGGGCGTCCCAGCTGACTCGGGTGGAAGTCGTCAATCCGGGGAACGTGGTGGGCAGAAATACGGTTAAAGCAGTCCAGGCCGGCGTATTTTATGGATATGTCGGCGTGGTGGACGGAATCGTTACCCGTATGAAACGGGAACTTTCCCAACCGCCCACTGTGGTGGCCACCGGCGGACTGGCGGAATTGATCTGCAAAGAGACGTCCACCATCGACGAGGTGGACCCCCTCTTGACTCTGGCCGGTCTCAAATTGATTTACGAACGGAATCAGTGA
- a CDS encoding formate--tetrahydrofolate ligase, producing MKTTKTIPSDIEIARQADKKPIREVASQLGLGESDLELYGNDKAKIPPHVWKRIQNRPDGKLVLVTAISPTPAGEGKSTVTVGLGQALNRVGKKATVALREPSLGPVMGIKGGAAGGGYSQVLPMEDINLHFTGDFHAVTSAHNSIAAMIDNHIFRDNTLSIDPRRIVWKRVLDLNDRALRHVVVGLGGKTNGMPREDGFDITVASELMAILCLARDLKDLKERIGRIVIAYRLDGSPVTVADLGVEGAVALLLKDAVKPNLVQTLENTPAFIHGGPFANIAHGCNSLAATRHALKLSEYTVTEAGFGADLGAEKFIHIKSRMGGIQPDVAVIVATVRALKMHGGVSRDRLNESDPDAVTRGLANLSRHVDTMRAFGLAHVVALNLFAVDTEAEWRRVEDWCAREQVPFALTRVWEQGGAGGEDLARYVVQLAEAGSSNLRTLYETDQPIRAKIAAIAQKVYGAERVEYSKQAEKQIAECEKWGWHELPICMAKTQYSLTDDPALFGRPEAFTLHIREIRPAVGAGFLVALTGNMLTMPGLPKQPAALRMDVDQDGRVYGLF from the coding sequence GTGAAGACGACCAAAACGATTCCCAGTGATATCGAGATCGCCCGGCAAGCGGACAAAAAGCCGATCCGAGAAGTGGCGTCCCAATTGGGATTGGGCGAAAGCGATCTGGAGTTGTACGGCAACGACAAAGCCAAAATCCCCCCTCATGTTTGGAAGCGGATTCAAAACCGCCCCGATGGCAAATTGGTGTTGGTGACAGCCATCAGCCCCACTCCGGCGGGAGAAGGGAAATCCACCGTCACCGTTGGATTGGGTCAGGCCCTCAACCGAGTGGGAAAAAAGGCGACCGTCGCCCTGCGCGAACCTTCCCTCGGCCCCGTCATGGGAATCAAAGGGGGAGCCGCTGGTGGGGGGTATTCCCAGGTGTTGCCGATGGAGGATATCAATCTGCATTTTACCGGGGACTTTCACGCGGTTACTTCGGCTCACAATTCTATCGCGGCGATGATCGACAATCACATTTTCCGAGACAACACCCTTTCGATTGACCCGCGGCGGATCGTCTGGAAACGGGTGCTGGACTTAAATGACCGCGCCCTCCGGCATGTGGTGGTGGGATTGGGGGGCAAAACCAACGGGATGCCCCGGGAGGACGGGTTTGACATTACCGTGGCATCCGAGCTGATGGCGATCCTGTGTCTGGCGCGGGATCTGAAGGATTTAAAGGAACGGATCGGCCGTATCGTCATCGCATACCGGCTTGATGGTTCGCCCGTTACGGTGGCGGATCTGGGGGTGGAGGGGGCGGTCGCGTTGCTGTTGAAAGATGCGGTCAAGCCCAATCTGGTGCAAACCCTGGAAAACACCCCTGCTTTTATTCACGGAGGTCCCTTCGCCAACATCGCCCATGGTTGCAATTCACTGGCGGCCACCCGTCACGCCCTGAAATTGTCGGAGTACACGGTGACGGAAGCCGGTTTCGGGGCGGATCTGGGTGCGGAAAAATTTATCCATATCAAAAGTCGCATGGGAGGGATTCAACCGGATGTGGCGGTAATCGTCGCCACGGTTCGCGCCTTGAAGATGCACGGGGGTGTGTCCCGGGATCGGCTGAATGAGTCGGATCCCGATGCGGTGACGCGGGGATTGGCCAACCTTTCCCGCCATGTGGATACGATGCGGGCCTTTGGTTTGGCTCATGTGGTAGCTCTCAACCTGTTCGCTGTCGATACCGAAGCCGAGTGGCGCCGGGTGGAGGATTGGTGTGCCCGTGAGCAGGTTCCTTTCGCCTTGACACGGGTATGGGAGCAAGGGGGGGCCGGCGGAGAGGACTTGGCCCGCTACGTGGTACAGTTGGCGGAAGCGGGCTCTTCCAACCTTCGTACCCTGTATGAGACAGACCAGCCGATCCGGGCTAAAATCGCCGCCATCGCCCAAAAAGTATACGGAGCGGAACGAGTGGAGTACTCCAAACAGGCGGAAAAACAAATCGCCGAGTGTGAAAAATGGGGCTGGCACGAGCTTCCCATCTGTATGGCCAAGACACAATATTCCCTCACCGATGACCCTGCCCTGTTCGGACGGCCGGAGGCGTTTACCCTCCACATCCGGGAAATCCGTCCCGCGGTAGGAGCCGGTTTTCTCGTAGCCCTCACCGGGAACATGCTGACCATGCCGGGCCTTCCCAAACAGCCGGCCGCCCTTCGCATGGATGTGGATCAGGACGGTAGGGTCTATGGTTTGTTCTAG
- the ftsH gene encoding ATP-dependent zinc metalloprotease FtsH, with translation MKGIFRNAGLYIILILISVGVLSLVLNPMAETDQLSYTEYEQKLADGEIAEVTVREEGRSYYIEGKYKEQDKTFTTNGPYGEGSPVVQDLKEAGVKVNYEKAKGDSLWLTMFTTFIPFLIILLLFFYLLSQAQGGGNRVMNFGKSKAKMYNEEKKKVTFDDVAGADEEKAELVEVVDFLKDHRKFSTVGARIPKGVLLFGPPGTGKTLLARAVAGEAGVPFFSISGSDFVEMFVGVGASRVRDLFEQAKKNAPCIIFIDEIDAVGRQRGAGLGGGHDEREQTLNQLLVEMDGFGANEGIIMIAATNRPDILDPALLRPGRFDRQITVNRPDVKGREAVLHVHARNKPLADDVKLDVIAQRTTGFTGADLENLLNEAALLAARRDQKTITMAEVDEAIDRVIAGPEKKSRVISEKEKKTIAYHEAGHTIVGYYLEHADTVHKVTVVPRGQAGGYVVMLPKEDRFLMTKQELLDRVTGLLGGRAAEEVAFGEISTGAHNDFEKATGIVRRMITEFGMSKRLAPMQFGRSQGQVFLGRDLGHEQNYSDAIAYEIDQEMQELVNDSYTRAKNLLEEKRDKMELIAQTLLVKETLDADEIKQLLENGKLDKPVKPEVSVNIQGKDEEKAEPEEASDQTDKADHPSPEKKEDGDDKPST, from the coding sequence ATGAAAGGCATTTTCCGGAACGCCGGATTATATATAATTCTCATCCTTATATCCGTCGGGGTCCTGAGCTTGGTCCTCAACCCCATGGCGGAAACGGACCAGCTGAGCTATACCGAGTATGAGCAAAAGCTGGCCGATGGCGAGATCGCGGAAGTAACGGTTCGGGAAGAGGGCCGTTCTTATTACATCGAGGGAAAATACAAGGAACAGGACAAGACCTTTACCACCAACGGCCCCTACGGTGAAGGAAGTCCGGTTGTCCAAGATCTGAAAGAGGCAGGGGTAAAGGTCAACTATGAAAAAGCCAAAGGGGACTCCCTCTGGCTGACGATGTTCACCACATTTATTCCTTTCCTGATCATCCTCCTGCTGTTTTTCTATCTGCTCAGCCAAGCGCAAGGCGGCGGCAACCGCGTCATGAACTTTGGCAAGAGCAAGGCGAAGATGTACAACGAAGAGAAAAAGAAAGTCACCTTCGACGATGTGGCCGGAGCCGACGAGGAGAAGGCGGAACTGGTGGAAGTGGTGGACTTTCTGAAGGACCACCGCAAGTTCTCCACCGTGGGTGCACGCATTCCCAAAGGGGTGCTCCTGTTCGGCCCTCCCGGAACGGGTAAAACGCTGTTGGCCCGGGCGGTGGCCGGTGAAGCCGGTGTGCCCTTCTTCAGCATCAGCGGTTCCGATTTTGTGGAGATGTTTGTCGGGGTGGGGGCTTCCCGAGTGCGGGACTTGTTTGAACAAGCCAAGAAGAACGCACCCTGCATTATTTTCATCGACGAGATCGATGCGGTGGGCCGCCAGCGTGGAGCAGGCCTCGGCGGCGGCCATGACGAGCGGGAACAGACGTTGAACCAGCTGCTGGTGGAAATGGACGGGTTTGGCGCCAATGAAGGGATTATTATGATTGCCGCCACCAACCGTCCCGACATTTTGGATCCGGCGCTTTTGCGTCCGGGTCGTTTCGACCGCCAGATCACGGTGAACCGCCCCGATGTCAAAGGCCGGGAAGCCGTCCTCCATGTGCATGCCCGCAACAAGCCGCTGGCTGATGATGTCAAGCTGGATGTGATTGCCCAGCGCACCACCGGCTTTACCGGAGCCGATCTGGAGAACCTTCTGAACGAAGCGGCGTTGTTGGCTGCCCGCCGGGATCAGAAAACGATCACCATGGCGGAAGTGGACGAAGCCATCGACCGGGTGATCGCCGGACCGGAGAAGAAAAGCCGGGTGATCAGTGAAAAAGAGAAAAAGACGATCGCTTATCATGAAGCGGGCCATACTATCGTCGGTTACTACCTGGAGCATGCCGACACGGTTCACAAGGTGACCGTTGTTCCTCGCGGGCAGGCCGGAGGTTACGTGGTGATGCTGCCCAAGGAAGACCGTTTCCTGATGACCAAACAAGAACTGCTGGATCGAGTGACCGGATTGCTGGGGGGACGTGCGGCGGAGGAAGTCGCCTTTGGTGAAATCAGTACCGGTGCTCACAACGATTTTGAAAAAGCTACCGGGATTGTGCGACGCATGATCACCGAGTTCGGGATGAGCAAACGCCTGGCCCCGATGCAGTTTGGCCGCAGCCAAGGGCAGGTGTTCTTGGGTCGCGATCTGGGTCATGAGCAAAACTACAGCGATGCGATCGCTTACGAGATTGATCAGGAGATGCAGGAGTTGGTCAACGACTCTTATACCCGTGCCAAAAATTTGCTGGAGGAAAAGCGGGATAAGATGGAACTGATCGCCCAAACCTTGCTGGTAAAAGAGACCCTGGATGCCGATGAGATCAAGCAGCTGCTGGAAAATGGCAAGCTGGATAAACCGGTGAAACCGGAAGTATCGGTCAATATCCAAGGCAAGGACGAAGAGAAGGCCGAACCGGAAGAAGCCTCCGATCAAACGGATAAAGCGGACCATCCATCTCCGGAGAAAAAAGAAGACGGGGATGATAAACCCTCCACTTAA
- the hpt gene encoding hypoxanthine phosphoribosyltransferase produces the protein MQEDIREVLLSQEAIREKVQELGQKLTQDYRDLNPLCICVLKGAFPFMSDLVRFMDIHLETDFMAVSSYGDSTQSSGVVRIVKDLDASVEGRHVLVVEDIIDSGLTLSYLLELLRGRNAASVKVVTLLDKPARRTTGLKPDYSGFEVPDAFVVGYGLDYAEKYRNLPYIGVLKEEVYSD, from the coding sequence ATGCAAGAAGACATCCGTGAAGTCCTGCTGTCCCAGGAAGCGATCCGGGAGAAGGTGCAGGAACTGGGGCAGAAGTTGACCCAAGATTACCGGGATTTGAACCCCCTTTGTATCTGCGTATTAAAAGGGGCGTTTCCATTCATGTCCGACTTGGTTCGTTTCATGGACATCCACCTGGAGACAGACTTTATGGCCGTCTCCAGCTATGGCGACTCCACCCAGTCTTCCGGGGTGGTTCGCATTGTGAAAGATTTGGATGCCTCGGTGGAAGGCCGCCATGTGTTGGTGGTGGAGGACATTATCGACAGCGGCTTGACTCTCAGCTACCTGCTGGAATTGTTACGCGGACGGAACGCCGCTTCCGTCAAGGTGGTTACTCTGCTGGATAAACCGGCCCGCCGTACCACCGGATTAAAACCGGATTACTCCGGCTTTGAGGTTCCCGATGCGTTTGTGGTGGGGTACGGGCTGGATTATGCCGAGAAGTATCGGAATCTCCCTTATATCGGTGTACTGAAAGAGGAAGTATACTCGGACTGA
- the tilS gene encoding tRNA lysidine(34) synthetase TilS — MFLYRREGGGMLEEKRVCEWEDRLLPRGSRVMVGVSGGPDSMALLHRLWSLAPERDWALIAVHVNHGLRGEESAEDARFVQSWCGKQSIACRVEQVDVSGTLDDHGGNKQDVARRLRYEAFRRVAEAEEMDHLALAHHGDDQVETLLMRLLRGTGTQGLSGIPRRRRWRGMWIVRPWLDVTREEILAYCDRHHISFRMDASNEDPAYTRNRVRHELAPLLARFNPRFRQALLQLSRLAADEEQVWERLTKEAFDEIRTGEDGKRITVDAVRLNGLEVALQRRVIKLILNCLVKESAIDANWQAVERIRELAAKDAPSTRTPLPGGGWAERDYHLLHFSPPAEGEKPPGDVFLPLKLPGETPWIGGSICAWFTSDRPPAPGPDQEWAVFDRDRLPSPLAIRTRRPGDRMRPFGLGGSKKVKALLIDAKIPRRDRDRIPLITAGEEILWIPGVARSDVATWDDCTRGYLVLRWVPDEGGAQPFGQPSDT; from the coding sequence TTGTTTCTGTATCGCCGGGAGGGAGGCGGCATGCTGGAAGAAAAACGGGTGTGTGAATGGGAGGATCGGCTGCTCCCCCGGGGGAGCCGGGTGATGGTGGGCGTCTCAGGTGGTCCCGATTCCATGGCGTTGTTGCACCGGTTGTGGTCGCTGGCGCCGGAACGGGACTGGGCGCTGATCGCCGTTCATGTGAACCATGGGCTGCGAGGGGAGGAAAGTGCGGAAGACGCCCGTTTCGTCCAATCCTGGTGCGGAAAGCAATCGATTGCCTGCCGGGTGGAACAGGTAGATGTTTCCGGAACTTTGGACGACCATGGCGGAAACAAGCAGGATGTTGCCCGTCGATTGCGCTATGAGGCGTTTCGCCGGGTGGCCGAAGCGGAGGAAATGGATCACCTGGCGTTGGCCCACCATGGTGATGACCAGGTGGAAACCTTGTTGATGCGGCTGCTTCGCGGCACCGGCACCCAGGGTTTGTCGGGTATTCCCCGCCGCCGCCGTTGGCGGGGAATGTGGATTGTCCGCCCTTGGTTGGATGTGACGCGAGAAGAGATTCTCGCTTACTGTGACAGGCATCACATTTCCTTTCGGATGGATGCCAGCAATGAGGATCCCGCATACACTCGGAATCGCGTCCGCCATGAACTGGCTCCCCTATTGGCCCGTTTCAATCCCCGCTTTCGCCAAGCGCTGTTGCAATTGAGCAGGTTGGCTGCCGATGAGGAACAGGTGTGGGAGCGTTTGACGAAAGAGGCGTTTGACGAGATTCGAACAGGGGAAGACGGGAAAAGGATCACTGTCGATGCCGTTCGATTAAACGGGTTGGAAGTTGCTTTACAACGTAGGGTGATTAAACTAATATTAAATTGTCTTGTGAAAGAATCGGCAATTGACGCGAACTGGCAAGCGGTGGAACGGATTCGGGAATTGGCCGCCAAAGACGCACCCTCCACCCGAACACCGTTGCCCGGAGGGGGATGGGCAGAGCGTGACTATCATCTTCTCCACTTTTCCCCTCCTGCGGAGGGAGAGAAACCGCCGGGAGACGTTTTCCTCCCGTTGAAGCTGCCGGGTGAAACACCGTGGATCGGAGGCAGTATTTGCGCCTGGTTTACTTCGGACAGGCCTCCCGCACCGGGACCGGATCAGGAATGGGCGGTTTTTGACCGGGACCGTTTGCCGTCACCCCTCGCGATTCGGACCCGCCGACCGGGAGATCGGATGCGTCCTTTCGGTTTGGGCGGGTCCAAAAAGGTGAAAGCCTTATTGATCGACGCCAAAATTCCCCGGCGGGACCGGGATCGGATTCCGTTGATCACCGCGGGAGAGGAGATTCTTTGGATTCCGGGAGTGGCCCGGTCGGACGTGGCGACATGGGATGATTGCACCCGCGGATACTTGGTACTTCGCTGGGTGCCGGATGAGGGGGGCGCTCAACCCTTCGGTCAGCCGTCGGATACATAA